In one window of Primulina tabacum isolate GXHZ01 chromosome 8, ASM2559414v2, whole genome shotgun sequence DNA:
- the LOC142554162 gene encoding ras-related protein Rab7-like: MPSRRRALLKVIILGDSGVGKTSLMNQYVNKKFSNQYKATIGADFLTKEVQFEDRLFTLQIWDTAGQERFQSLGVAFYRGADCCVLVYDVNVMKSFDNLNNWREEFLIQASPSDPENFPFVVIGNKIDVDGGNSRVVSEKKARAWCASKGNIPYFETSAKEGTNIEEAFQVIAKNALKTGEEEEIYLPDTIDVGSNSQQRSSGCEC, encoded by the exons ATGCCGTCTCGCAGAAGAGCGCTCCTCAAGGTCATCATCCTTGGCGACAGCGG GGTGGGAAAGACCTCATTGATGAATCA ATATGTAAACAAGAAATTCAGCAACCAATACAAAGCGACAATTGGAGCCGATTTCCTGACTAAGGAAGTGCAATTTGAGGATAGACTCTTCACTTTGCAG ATATGGGATACAGCTGGCCAAGAGAGGTTTCAAAGTCTTGGGGTTGCTTTTTATCGCGGTGCTGATTGCTGTGTGCTTGTCTATGATGTCAATGTGATGAAATCATTTGATAATCTTAACAACTGGAGAGAAGAATTTCTAATTCAG GCAAGTCCGTCAGACCCAGAAAATTTTCCATTTGTTGTGATCGGTAACAAGATCGATGTGGATGGAGGAAATAGTAGAGTG GTATCTGAGAAAAAAGCTCGGGCTTGGTGTGCCTCAAAAGGGAATATTCCCTACTTTGAGACTTCTGCCAAGGAAGGCACCAATATTGAAGAAGCTTTTCAGGTTATTGCAAAGAATGCTCTGAAGActggagaagaagaagaaat ATATTTGCCCGACACAATTGACGTTGGAAGCAACAGTCAGCAAAGGTCGAGCGGATGCGAGTGTTGA